The following are encoded in a window of Procambarus clarkii isolate CNS0578487 chromosome 33, FALCON_Pclarkii_2.0, whole genome shotgun sequence genomic DNA:
- the LOC123753250 gene encoding uncharacterized protein: MGNHNEVSYVVKISPHRSEDHLADFHLSMMKKENEFFKEILPQLNSELNSLGHSNLRMPRWLYTSLEEDKELIFLEDLRPLGFKVFDCKVGLDVDHTNLVLKELARLHAASLLLKAKTPLQDLAQTFPHIAEDWTSLSENAKKMHNKTCSGSLAGAEALLTNMKGYEVARRWLAKHQNNSLDLVKHFLVRNPKFDVICHGDCWVNNVQFRYSEGKPVDVILLDLQLNRLVSPATDLNYLLYTSVHGKDRKANWRDFLSYYYDSFRSVMEAGGRGMPFTL, translated from the exons ATGGGGAACCATAACGAAGTGTCTTATGTGGTAAAAATAAGCCCACATAGATCAGAGGACCACTTGGCTGATTTTCATTTATCCATGatgaagaaagaaaatgaattttTCAAGGAAATCCTTCCGCAACTCAACTCAGAGCTGAATTCCTTGGGCCACAGTAACTTGAGAATGCCAAGGTGGTTATACACATCTTTAGAAGAGGATAAAGAGCTGATCTTCTTGGAAGACCTCCGACCTTTGGGCTTTAAAGTATTCGACTGCAAAGTGGGCCTCGATGTAGACCATACAAACCTGGTCCTGAAGGAGCTAGCCCGACTCCATGCAGCCTCTCTCCTGCTGAAGGCAAAAACGCCCTTGCAAGACCTGGCTCAAACATTCCCGCACATTGCTGAAGACTGGACCAGTTTATCGGAAAATGCGAAGAAAATGCATAACAAGACATGCTCGGGAAGTCTAGCGGGTGCCGAGGCCTTGTTGACCAACATGAAGGGCTACGAGGTGGCGAGGCGGTGGTTGGCCAAGCATCAGAACAACTCTCTTGATCTTGTCAAACACTTTCTGGTCAGAAATCCCAAGTTTGATGTGATTTGTCATGGCGACTGCTGGGTGAACAACGTACAATTCAG GTACAGTGAAGGTAAACCGGTTGATGTAATTCTCCTTGACCTCCAGCTGAACCGTCTGGTTTCCCCGGCCACAGACTTAAACTACCTTCTCTACACCAGCGTCCACGGCAAAGACAGGAAGGCGAACTGGCGGGACTTCCTCTCCTACTACTATGACTCCTTTAGAAGTGTGATGGAGGCTGGGGGTAGGGGGATGCCCTTCACCCTATAG
- the LOC138370715 gene encoding uncharacterized protein gives MERRSSTACMKCGVFYIPSPNQVCRLQCASCEKPPLGHYDIKCKRCQQIFCDNLYKTVKCPYCSPTPRGGHRRNETSHKRYNPYLNRRREQIDVIEPIPHSSHTELRSAHLTRGHPPPLHQAQPRRQMGGYETVSPPVNTMLRIHTHAPAQPLHQDINDTPLCIDLSSSDSCSSSGSESDTAGRTVATSGSHREGRRRSRSRPHSTPISSPSPIPQSISDSYDSNSLALCGSTTAGSEDINYGMLRHLPPCTSPYLKSLNNRVWESSSVPVDWLDAVVLPVQKPVSLGTSSQDFRPIALKRCLQTL, from the exons atggaaaggcgaagctctacagcatgcatgaaatgcggagtgttttatattccatcaccgaatcaagtgtgtcggctgcaatgcgctagctgtgaaaaaccgcccctaggacattacgacatcaaatgcaagcgatgtcagcagattttctgtgataacc tttacaaaaccgtgaagtgtccatATTGCTCACCCaccccgcgaggaggtcatcgccggaatgaaacttcacataaac gttataatccatacctcaatcgacggagggaacagatcgacgtcatcgagcctataccccattcctcacacactgagctaaggagtGCACATCTCACTCGcggccaccccccaccccttcatcAGGCTCAGCCACGCCGCCAGATGGGAGGCTACGAGACCGTATCGCCCCCTGTTAACACGATGTTACGAATTCATACACACGcacctgctcaaccccttcaccaggacataa acgacacaccgctgtgcatagatttgtcatccagcgacagctgcagcagcagtggcagtgagagtgacacagcagggcggacagtagccacttccggctctcacagggaggggaggaggaggtctCGTTCACGCCCTCACTCAACCCCCatttcctcccccagccccataccccaatcaatcagcgacagctatgacagcaact ccctggccctctgcggttctacgacaGCGGGCTCTGAAGACATTAATTAtgggatgcttcgccatctccctccgtgcacgtctccctATTTGAAGAGTCTGAATaaccgggtctgggagtcgtcgtcagttcctgtggactggctcgatgctgttgtcctccctgttcagaaaccagTATCTCTAGGGACATCTTctcaggacttccgccctattgccctcaagcgttgtctgcaaactctttga